Proteins encoded by one window of bacterium:
- a CDS encoding response regulator transcription factor, whose product MKTRVLLIDDHEVVLHGIATGLGKQEDVEIVGMVSEPRQALKVFEKTHPDIVILDLAMPHFNGVECTYQIKKMSPRTKIIIYTMHSYREFLVHLLKAGISAYVLKSSPISDLYMAVQVVKKDGTFFSENAPEFIARHLEEVLERKEQTDPFDLLSPRERQVFQLLAEGNSVKKTADFLCISPKTVETHKYHIMEKLNMRSVAQWTKEAIRRGIIHV is encoded by the coding sequence ATGAAGACAAGAGTTCTGCTCATAGATGACCACGAGGTTGTTCTCCATGGAATAGCCACAGGCCTGGGCAAGCAGGAAGACGTGGAGATCGTGGGCATGGTATCTGAGCCCCGCCAGGCCTTGAAGGTCTTTGAGAAAACCCATCCCGACATAGTGATACTGGATCTGGCCATGCCCCATTTCAACGGGGTGGAATGCACCTATCAGATCAAGAAGATGTCCCCCAGGACCAAGATCATAATCTACACCATGCACTCTTACAGGGAGTTTCTGGTCCATCTTCTCAAGGCCGGGATATCCGCGTACGTGCTCAAAAGTAGCCCCATCTCGGATCTTTATATGGCCGTGCAGGTGGTCAAAAAAGACGGCACCTTCTTCAGCGAAAACGCCCCTGAATTCATAGCCCGCCATCTGGAGGAGGTACTGGAGCGAAAGGAGCAGACAGATCCCTTTGATCTGCTAAGCCCCAGGGAAAGGCAGGTCTTCCAGCTTCTGGCAGAGGGCAACTCTGTCAAGAAAACCGCCGACTTCCTCTGTATCAGCCCCAAGACCGTAGAGACCCATAAGTACCACATCATGGAGAAACTCAATATGAGAAGCGTGGCCCAATGGACCAAGGAGGCCATAAGAAGAGGGATCATTCATGTGTAG
- a CDS encoding FAD-binding oxidoreductase, whose protein sequence is MSRDLPEKADVVVIGGGIIGVSVAYYLGMKGVGEVLLLERGMMGQGSTGKCAGGIRSQFSTDINVRFSLLSRSVFDSFQESFGVDPEFHRVGYLFLASQAAHWAQLKGNARLLESHKVALELLEPGEIAGRWPFLEVADLLGGSYSADDGYAGPYEVLQGFARGARRLGVKLVEGVEVTSIRVSRGRVSGVQTSQGCFVATSWVVNAAGPQAAMVASMAGLDLPVKPYRRQLFFTDPFDDLPGQFPLIIDLGLGWYMRREGRGLLLSGPQDEQSSFNENVDFDSKEWTAERSLHRCPVLEKARIARGWAGLYEVSPDHHAIIGEFPELRGFLCVNGFSGHGFQHSPAAGMVAAEIIAEGRATSIDIYPLRPTRFREGDLIHEPLTAIRD, encoded by the coding sequence GTGAGCCGGGATCTGCCGGAAAAAGCAGATGTTGTTGTGATCGGAGGAGGAATCATAGGCGTCAGTGTGGCCTACTATCTGGGCATGAAAGGAGTCGGGGAGGTCCTCTTGCTGGAGAGGGGGATGATGGGCCAGGGTTCCACGGGAAAGTGTGCAGGTGGAATCCGAAGCCAGTTCTCCACAGACATCAATGTGAGATTTTCCCTCTTGAGCAGATCTGTTTTCGACTCCTTCCAGGAAAGCTTCGGAGTGGACCCCGAGTTTCACAGGGTGGGGTATCTCTTTCTGGCCTCCCAGGCCGCCCACTGGGCCCAACTAAAGGGGAATGCGAGGCTTCTGGAGAGCCACAAAGTGGCTTTGGAACTCCTGGAGCCAGGTGAGATAGCAGGCAGGTGGCCTTTTTTGGAAGTGGCCGACCTGCTGGGGGGCTCCTATTCCGCGGATGATGGCTATGCAGGCCCCTACGAGGTGCTCCAGGGCTTTGCCAGGGGGGCCAGGAGATTGGGCGTGAAACTGGTGGAAGGCGTGGAGGTGACATCCATAAGGGTTTCCAGGGGTAGGGTATCGGGGGTGCAGACTTCCCAGGGGTGTTTTGTGGCCACCTCCTGGGTGGTGAATGCCGCAGGTCCCCAGGCGGCCATGGTGGCCTCCATGGCCGGTTTGGACCTGCCGGTCAAGCCCTACAGGAGGCAGCTGTTTTTCACTGATCCCTTCGATGATCTGCCCGGGCAGTTTCCCCTCATAATAGACTTGGGGCTGGGTTGGTACATGAGGCGGGAGGGAAGGGGTCTTTTGCTTTCAGGGCCCCAGGACGAGCAGAGTTCCTTCAACGAAAACGTGGATTTTGACTCCAAGGAGTGGACCGCGGAGAGATCATTGCATCGCTGTCCGGTCCTGGAGAAGGCTCGCATAGCCAGAGGCTGGGCAGGGCTTTACGAGGTATCCCCGGACCATCACGCCATCATAGGGGAGTTTCCTGAGCTAAGAGGTTTCCTGTGCGTCAATGGATTCAGCGGCCATGGCTTCCAGCACAGCCCGGCCGCAGGCATGGTGGCGGCCGAGATCATAGCCGAGGGGCGGGCCACCAGCATAGACATATATCCCCTTCGTCCCACCAGATTCCGGGAGGGAGATCTGATTCACGAGCCTCTCACGGCCATAAGAGACTGA
- a CDS encoding reverse transcriptase-like protein, protein MAQWIQEGGWWPWLALLLGMALLVWILVLLMEQRRWVKDIRAEMGEVKWLCQQAMDLVSWQDRSRSWGGPMESAGQEEEILDLRRGKPMQVFSASSSSEGDAGSKAPAPVPERDGGRAFVWAAGFSKGPQGPACFGAVVKNSRGEVLARLQEKVGKLDRRNAMYQGVTEALYKVKQCGIEKVVVFTSPIGGPKGSRGPQNLPGIEDSIRKRLEEVRSQFVQFEWVIVEPPKNREAESLAREGLMSTSKKKG, encoded by the coding sequence ATGGCCCAATGGATTCAGGAAGGTGGGTGGTGGCCCTGGTTGGCTCTTCTCTTGGGTATGGCTTTGCTGGTTTGGATTCTGGTCCTGCTCATGGAACAGCGCCGTTGGGTAAAAGATATCAGGGCCGAGATGGGGGAGGTGAAGTGGCTTTGCCAGCAGGCCATGGATCTGGTTTCCTGGCAGGACAGGTCCAGGAGCTGGGGAGGGCCCATGGAGTCAGCTGGCCAAGAGGAAGAGATCCTGGATCTCAGAAGGGGTAAACCCATGCAGGTTTTTTCTGCTTCATCCAGCAGTGAGGGGGATGCGGGCAGCAAAGCCCCGGCTCCAGTGCCGGAGAGAGATGGGGGAAGGGCCTTTGTTTGGGCCGCGGGATTCTCCAAGGGACCCCAGGGTCCGGCTTGTTTTGGGGCCGTGGTCAAGAACTCCAGGGGGGAGGTCCTGGCTCGCTTGCAAGAGAAGGTAGGCAAGCTGGATCGCCGAAACGCCATGTACCAGGGGGTCACAGAGGCCCTCTACAAGGTCAAGCAGTGCGGCATAGAGAAGGTGGTTGTCTTTACCAGCCCCATCGGGGGACCCAAAGGCAGCAGGGGTCCCCAGAACTTGCCAGGCATAGAAGACTCCATAAGAAAGCGTTTGGAGGAGGTTCGCTCACAATTTGTCCAATTCGAATGGGTCATAGTGGAGCCGCCCAAGAATCGTGAAGCCGAGAGCCTGGCCCGAGAGGGCTTGATGAGCACCTCCAAAAAAAAGGGCTGA
- a CDS encoding DUF3617 family protein — protein sequence MARKALACVFFLSLVFMAAEALAGPDVKEGLWEYTVETQIPGMAMKMGPQKHTYCLTKDNLVPQASEPGSKCKTVSQKVKGDTVTWKVECQTDQGKAVMDGTITYKGDTFNGVSKFSQAGMQMEQKLSGKRLGPCR from the coding sequence ATGGCTAGAAAGGCGCTTGCATGTGTGTTCTTTTTGTCTCTGGTTTTCATGGCAGCAGAGGCTCTGGCCGGGCCTGATGTGAAAGAGGGGCTCTGGGAGTACACGGTAGAGACCCAGATTCCGGGTATGGCCATGAAGATGGGACCCCAGAAGCACACCTACTGTCTGACCAAGGATAATCTGGTCCCCCAGGCATCTGAACCTGGCTCCAAGTGCAAGACCGTGAGTCAGAAGGTAAAAGGCGACACCGTGACCTGGAAGGTGGAATGCCAGACCGATCAGGGCAAGGCCGTCATGGACGGAACCATAACCTACAAGGGAGACACCTTTAACGGTGTGAGTAAATTTAGCCAAGCTGGAATGCAGATGGAACAGAAACTCTCGGGCAAGAGGCTGGGTCCCTGCAGGTAA
- a CDS encoding sugar transferase, which produces MEGFQMTQKAHGVHSPLVEPEKGDAFGRESVRAPAEGPGRPTPSSIRLAAVGRLPWKTYSHQHTQSPKAVCGRENFLQRLREERSRCDRNGHCFSLLLISLEQAMGSGVELGFLVQALRNFSRTTRLSDVLGWYGEAELGLLLPDTTEQEAQKVLERLRGFLAGMERCALGALAEQGQAFRILEYPKTLTENLLGNDSGQVTAADGCQCQGGLGNSGAQDCSADWGFLECTSPCAGRVKSSFWGRMDSLARRCLDLLGGSLALVFLGPVMLVIAAGIKLTSPGPVLFRQTRMGQNGKSFTFLKFRTMYHNCDQSLHREYVTRLIENRAETHDLKGKTFFKLARDPRVTPLGRILRITSLDELPQLFNVLKGEMSLVGPRPPIPYEVEHYKSWQLRRLLEARPGITGLWQVCGRATTTFEEQVRLDLRYVEKQCLWLDLWILLKTFKAVFTTRGAC; this is translated from the coding sequence ATGGAAGGCTTCCAGATGACCCAGAAAGCCCACGGGGTGCACTCCCCTCTTGTAGAGCCGGAAAAAGGGGATGCGTTTGGCCGGGAAAGCGTGCGGGCTCCCGCAGAAGGACCTGGGAGACCTACTCCTTCATCCATAAGGCTGGCGGCTGTGGGACGGCTGCCCTGGAAAACATATAGCCATCAGCACACCCAGAGCCCCAAGGCGGTCTGCGGAAGGGAGAACTTTCTTCAGCGTCTGAGAGAGGAGAGGAGCCGCTGTGACCGCAATGGACATTGCTTTTCTCTTCTTCTGATTTCACTGGAGCAGGCCATGGGCTCAGGGGTGGAGTTGGGCTTTCTCGTGCAGGCCCTGAGGAATTTCTCACGCACTACAAGGCTCTCGGATGTGCTGGGCTGGTACGGGGAGGCGGAGCTGGGCTTGTTGCTTCCAGATACCACGGAACAAGAGGCCCAGAAGGTTCTTGAGAGGCTGAGGGGGTTTCTGGCGGGCATGGAGCGATGCGCTCTTGGGGCCTTGGCTGAGCAGGGCCAGGCCTTCCGTATTCTGGAATATCCCAAGACCCTAACGGAAAACCTCCTGGGCAATGACTCAGGCCAGGTGACCGCTGCGGATGGATGCCAATGCCAGGGCGGCCTTGGAAACTCTGGGGCTCAAGATTGCAGCGCGGATTGGGGTTTTCTGGAGTGCACCAGCCCCTGTGCAGGCAGGGTCAAGTCTTCTTTTTGGGGCCGGATGGACAGTTTGGCAAGAAGATGCCTGGATCTGTTGGGAGGCTCCTTAGCATTGGTGTTTCTGGGCCCTGTGATGTTGGTCATAGCTGCTGGCATAAAGCTCACCTCTCCAGGTCCTGTGCTTTTCCGTCAGACAAGGATGGGACAAAACGGCAAAAGTTTCACCTTCTTAAAATTTCGCACCATGTATCACAACTGCGACCAGAGCCTCCACAGGGAATACGTCACGAGGCTCATAGAGAACAGGGCCGAAACCCATGATCTCAAGGGCAAGACCTTCTTCAAACTGGCCAGGGATCCCAGGGTCACTCCTCTGGGCAGGATCCTTCGCATCACGAGCCTGGATGAACTTCCCCAGCTCTTCAATGTTCTCAAGGGGGAGATGAGTCTGGTGGGCCCAAGACCGCCCATTCCTTACGAGGTGGAGCATTACAAGAGCTGGCAGCTAAGGAGGCTTCTGGAGGCCAGGCCGGGCATAACGGGGCTGTGGCAGGTCTGCGGCAGGGCCACCACCACCTTTGAGGAACAGGTGAGGCTGGATTTGCGCTATGTGGAAAAACAGTGCTTGTGGCTGGATCTTTGGATCCTTCTAAAGACATTCAAGGCTGTTTTCACCACCAGGGGCGCGTGTTGA
- a CDS encoding Gfo/Idh/MocA family oxidoreductase, whose product MKVGVIGCGYWGPNLIRNFLQLPDVKGVSCCDTDETKLARVGRLFPTVELTTRVEDLLEDPKIEAVAVATPVHTHHVLGEMILKRGKHLMVEKPMANSSRKCLELIELASDMNRLIMVGHTFEYTAAVNKIKEIIASGELGEILYVSSTRVNLGLFQQDINVVWDLAPHDISIINYVLDKSPLGVNAQGTSHYKKGIEDVATVTLNYDNGVIAFVHVSWLDPNKIRRTTFVGSKKMLVYDDISTQEKIKIYDKGVDAPPYYETFGEFHFAYRYGDIFSPRIEDYEPLKVELQHFVDCIKYNKIPRSDGFSGLKVVSVLEAAQRSIKAQGRFMPVLYRGLANHKAAHPINGVEMAAAKLG is encoded by the coding sequence ATGAAAGTCGGGGTCATAGGATGTGGATATTGGGGTCCCAACCTCATAAGGAATTTTCTTCAGCTACCTGATGTAAAAGGAGTTTCCTGCTGCGACACGGATGAGACCAAGCTTGCGCGCGTGGGCAGGCTTTTTCCCACGGTGGAGCTAACCACCAGGGTGGAGGATCTCCTGGAGGATCCCAAGATAGAGGCAGTGGCAGTGGCCACTCCTGTGCATACTCACCACGTCTTGGGCGAGATGATCCTCAAGAGGGGCAAGCACCTAATGGTGGAGAAGCCCATGGCCAATTCCTCCAGGAAGTGCCTGGAGCTCATAGAGCTGGCCTCGGACATGAACAGGCTCATCATGGTGGGCCACACCTTTGAGTACACAGCGGCTGTGAACAAGATCAAGGAAATCATAGCCTCCGGGGAGCTGGGAGAAATCTTGTATGTGAGCAGCACCAGGGTGAACCTGGGGCTTTTCCAGCAGGATATAAACGTGGTTTGGGACCTGGCCCCCCACGACATATCCATCATCAACTATGTGCTGGACAAGAGCCCCTTGGGGGTAAATGCCCAGGGCACATCCCATTACAAAAAAGGCATTGAGGATGTGGCCACGGTCACCTTGAACTATGACAACGGCGTGATCGCCTTCGTGCACGTGAGCTGGCTAGATCCCAACAAGATAAGAAGGACCACCTTCGTGGGCAGCAAGAAAATGCTTGTGTACGACGACATCTCAACCCAGGAGAAGATAAAGATCTATGACAAGGGAGTGGACGCCCCTCCCTACTATGAAACCTTCGGGGAGTTCCACTTTGCGTATCGTTACGGGGACATCTTCAGCCCTCGCATCGAGGACTATGAGCCCCTCAAGGTGGAGCTTCAGCACTTTGTGGACTGCATCAAGTACAACAAGATTCCCAGAAGCGACGGCTTCAGCGGCCTCAAGGTGGTCTCGGTGCTGGAGGCAGCCCAGAGATCCATTAAGGCCCAGGGCCGTTTCATGCCCGTGCTTTACAGGGGGCTGGCCAACCACAAGGCCGCCCATCCCATAAACGGGGTGGAAATGGCCGCTGCAAAGCTGGGTTGA
- a CDS encoding acyltransferase — MNQPRLLKSQIRDVVFGSGVTVVEPVNLYECQIGDESFVGPFVEIQRGVRIGKRCRIQSHAFICELVTIGDDCFISHGAMFVNDLFRSGGPAGKDPSLWHETVIGNRVSIGTNATILPVRICDGTVIGAGSVVSKDINVRGIYCGNPARLLRKL; from the coding sequence ATGAACCAGCCCAGATTACTCAAGAGTCAGATTCGGGATGTGGTTTTCGGCTCCGGGGTGACCGTGGTGGAGCCCGTGAACCTCTATGAATGCCAGATAGGAGACGAGAGCTTCGTGGGCCCCTTTGTGGAGATCCAAAGAGGGGTGCGCATAGGCAAGCGCTGTAGAATCCAATCCCATGCCTTCATCTGCGAACTGGTCACCATAGGGGATGACTGTTTCATCTCCCACGGTGCCATGTTTGTGAATGATCTTTTCCGCTCGGGTGGGCCTGCGGGCAAAGATCCCTCCCTATGGCATGAGACGGTCATCGGCAACAGGGTCTCCATAGGAACCAATGCCACAATTTTGCCCGTTAGGATCTGTGACGGCACGGTCATAGGGGCCGGCTCTGTGGTCTCCAAGGATATCAATGTCAGGGGGATCTACTGCGGCAACCCAGCCCGGCTCTTGCGGAAGCTGTAG
- a CDS encoding response regulator yields MGRPEGISVTEDSLEKRFQSDTSHPRVLIVDDDEGILRLLSSFLEGKGFRVVQCRSLWEAREQISQSLPELILLDYQLPDGVGTQLLKELGERSMLCSVVMMTGVARDDVSTATEAMRLGAADYLTKPFSLTALENKVNSSLAERELRRRSREELLRKRAFSRQILLAVEKERQRLSAELHDEIGQALTTLKIQAELLLEEFQGSPEQAQKLMGFSQGLSEAIEKLREIAQGLRPPVLDKLGLEAAITRLLEECQGKGRMNVRYFFRGLESRLSPELELGVYRIVQEAVTNVLKHAQAGQLVVNVIRGPQSISITIEDDGAGFLSSGELTSAGVGLLTMRERAESLGGSLWVESVVGSGTCVSAELPLAWMGDDSHGFSGRT; encoded by the coding sequence TTGGGAAGACCCGAGGGGATCTCTGTGACCGAGGATTCTCTAGAGAAGAGATTCCAGTCTGATACATCACATCCAAGGGTCCTCATCGTGGATGACGACGAGGGGATCTTGAGACTTCTCTCCTCTTTTCTGGAGGGCAAGGGTTTCCGGGTGGTACAGTGCAGGAGCCTTTGGGAAGCCAGGGAGCAGATCTCCCAGAGTCTTCCCGAGCTTATTCTTTTAGACTACCAGCTTCCTGACGGGGTTGGAACCCAGCTTTTGAAGGAGCTGGGGGAGCGCTCCATGCTCTGCTCTGTGGTGATGATGACAGGGGTGGCAAGGGATGATGTGAGCACAGCCACAGAGGCCATGCGCCTTGGTGCAGCAGACTACCTGACCAAGCCCTTCTCCCTCACTGCTTTGGAGAACAAGGTCAACTCCTCCCTGGCTGAGCGGGAGCTAAGGCGTCGAAGCAGGGAGGAGCTGCTTCGAAAAAGGGCCTTCTCCAGGCAGATCCTCCTGGCAGTGGAGAAGGAGAGGCAGCGTTTGAGCGCCGAGCTTCACGATGAGATAGGCCAGGCCCTGACCACCCTCAAGATCCAGGCCGAGCTGCTCCTGGAGGAGTTCCAGGGCTCCCCGGAGCAGGCTCAGAAGCTCATGGGCTTCTCCCAGGGGCTCTCCGAGGCCATCGAGAAGCTTCGTGAGATAGCCCAGGGGCTGAGGCCTCCTGTACTGGACAAGTTGGGGCTGGAGGCTGCCATCACAAGACTCCTGGAGGAATGCCAGGGCAAAGGCCGCATGAATGTGAGGTACTTTTTCAGGGGCTTGGAAAGCAGGCTTTCTCCCGAGCTGGAACTGGGGGTGTACCGGATAGTTCAGGAAGCGGTCACCAATGTCTTGAAGCACGCCCAGGCAGGCCAGCTTGTGGTAAACGTCATTCGGGGGCCCCAAAGCATATCCATCACCATAGAAGATGATGGAGCAGGCTTTTTAAGCTCAGGGGAGCTTACCTCAGCAGGAGTGGGGCTTCTGACCATGAGGGAGAGGGCCGAGAGTTTGGGGGGGAGCCTCTGGGTGGAGTCTGTGGTGGGCTCTGGCACGTGCGTTTCGGCAGAGCTACCCCTGGCCTGGATGGGGGATGATTCTCATGGTTTTTCTGGCAGGACTTGA
- a CDS encoding dodecin family protein, which yields MAGQDRVARVTEIIASSPKSFDDAIKVGFKRATKTLRGITGLRVLEQRVAVEADQIKEYRVRMEVIFVLED from the coding sequence ATGGCAGGCCAAGACCGCGTTGCGCGCGTTACGGAAATAATTGCCTCCTCGCCCAAGAGCTTCGATGATGCCATAAAAGTGGGCTTCAAGAGGGCCACAAAGACCCTAAGGGGCATCACAGGCCTGAGGGTCCTGGAACAGAGGGTGGCTGTGGAAGCCGATCAGATCAAGGAATACAGGGTCAGAATGGAGGTAATCTTCGTACTTGAGGACTGA